In the Telopea speciosissima isolate NSW1024214 ecotype Mountain lineage chromosome 2, Tspe_v1, whole genome shotgun sequence genome, one interval contains:
- the LOC122651986 gene encoding phosphatidylglycerophosphate phosphatase 1, chloroplastic/mitochondrial, with the protein MHPVVSDTGTDNKYRKSCKQEEERQSKNKSSFSGISSNMWWRNLKAVLGQSFNLEGIISSVQVVTKERHLAIPHITVRDISWIDWVELERRGFRGVIFDKDNTLTAPYSLALWPPLNPSLERCRSVFDGNVAIFSNSAGLYQYDIDGSKAAAIEKSLGIRVIRHGTKKPAGTAEEIETDFGYDTSLLVMVGDRHFTDIVYGNRNGFLTILTEPISLSVEPFIVKQVRKMETFLVNHWCRRGLKPRDHNLLLEAMECVKDPSTM; encoded by the exons ATGCACCCCGTCGTTAGTGACACGGGCACCGACAATAAGTACCGAAAGAGCTGTaagcaagaagaagaacgaCAAAGCAAGAATAAGAGCAGCTTCAGTGGCATTTCATCGAACATGTGGTGGCGGAACTTGAAGGCGGTATTGGGGCAGAGTTTCAATCTCGAAGGGATCATTTCTTCGGTGCAGGTGGTGACTAAAGAACGCCATTTGGCCATCCCGCATATCACCGTGCGGGACATTAGTTGGATCGATTGGGTGGAACTGGAGCGGAGGGGTTTCAGGGGCGTAATTTTCGATAAAGACAATACCCTCACTGCGCCTTATTCTCTTGCTCTGTGGCCTCCTCTAAACCCTTCGTTGGAACGATGCAGATCTGTTTTTGATGGGAACGTCGCCATTTTCAGTAACTCTGCTG GGCTCTACCAGTATGATATTGACGGTTCGAAAGCAGCAGCAATTGAGAAGTCCCTCGGAATTCGCGTCATAAGGCATG GGACCAAGAAGCCGGCTGGAACAGCTGAAGAGATTGAAACAGACTTTGGCTATGATACCTCACTTCTTGTCATG GTGGGTGATCGCCATTTCACAGATATTGTTTATGGAAATCGAAACGGCTTCTTGACTATTCTAACAGAACCAATTAGTCTATCTGTGGAGCCATTCATCGTTAAGCAG GTTCGGAAAATGGAAACTTTTCTTGTGAACCACTGGTGCAGGAGAGGTTTGAAGCCAAGGGATCACAATCTCCTGCTAGAAGCCATGGAATGTGTAAAAGACCCATCAACCATGTGA